In Xiphophorus hellerii strain 12219 chromosome 8, Xiphophorus_hellerii-4.1, whole genome shotgun sequence, the genomic window TACCTACAGACTTGTTTATAGCAGTTCAAGTTCTTCTGAACTTTTAAATGACTGGCCTTACCGTAAACATGAGCAAGTTTTGGTGAGTAACTATACTTGTATAGTCACATCCTGAGTAACTGGGTGTCATCATATTTACACCACAGATCAAGGGGTCGGCAACCTTTACCCACTAAAAAGTTTTCTCTCATCAATTTAGAGctgtaaatgttaaatgaccttaaaaaaaaagcaaagaaaaaaaacttttatacatttctaaatttgttatttttaaaagaaccatcatatttttaggttttactataaagaaaaaaataaaggatgGGTGCATTTGAGTCTATGGatatatgattaaaaaaaagaaaaaaaaggacccAAAAACTGATCAGGAACATCGATATAAAGGAATATTCCTGGTACTTTAAGCTTTCTGATGTGGAAATTATTGCAATTATTTCGCAAATGATTGgcagttgagaaaaaaaatctggaaaacctGCTAAAACCTTCATTTGTTTTATCCATCTTTAACAACATTCATTGGTTCTTTACTATTTTTAGTCCATTTAAAAGGTATTGAGGAAGAACCAAAGAGCCACAAGCTGCAGATCTCTGCCATATCACAATGGAAAATCGTGGATAACTGGTATTTACATCCTTACATACattattcatttatgttttttaaagttggttaaagttactttatttttttaggacTTGGCTGGGCATTATTTCCAGtgattttgtataaaaaaaaatatatagagatTTTTAAAGTAGGATGTTTCGGATGGAtttatttaaagactttttacatGCAGAGAGCGCTGTGAAAGATTCTCTACTGTGTTCTACATTCATATCTCTGCAggtctgttttccttttctggCACACTTGAGATGATTTATTAGAGTCTGAGTCCAGCACTGCCTTACCTTGGCAGTCAGGAAGGCATTAAGATGTGGGTTAAAAGACAGAACTGGGTGGTCCGCGACTCGCTTCAGGAACTTGTCCAGAGCCTTCATCCTCGTGTCCACAAACTCCTCGGAGAAGCGGTCCACCACACCCTTCATCACAAACTTCTCTGGCAGCGGCTGGAGACAGAGGAGAGGGGGAGGGAATGTGAATGAGGGGAGTCTCGACAGGAACACAGCGCAAAGAGGGGAAGCTTGTGGGACATACAGGGACGAGGTGGGTCGGCTGGCTGTCCTCTAGCTTTATCCTCAGCCAGTCGAAGTCCTGGTAGCGCCGCCGCACGCTGTACTCCGGAAGGTCAAACTCTATCCGTGTCGTctggaggggaaaaagaaagaaataaacacattttacacacacacagggtcCCCATTAACACTTTGTGCTCTTATTTGGCTGAGGCACTGCTGTGCAGCCTCAGAAACCAAGCGCCTTGTTGCTCATAGCAACTGTCGCCATGTAGTCCTGAGATTTAGTGTATTACTGCCATAATAACAAGGAAGCACAAACTTCTTATAGCTGTTAAATATAGAAGCAAAATCTTCTGACACACTTCACTTCATCACAACCTTCAGAATGACATTATGAAGGAGCTGCGGGTCGTTTTTGGCactcctctgtgttttcagtTTGGATTGTTGAAGGCCTTAAAATAACAGAACTAGTGAAGTTAAAcaaacttttctcctttttgctgACTCATTCCGTCTAATTTAAACAGCGTTGAGGTCAGGACCTCGGAGAAGCCTTTCCATACTCATTAATGTAAACACTTCTTGCCATATGTTTGGAAGTCACCGTCACAGTGGTGTCAGTTTTGAAgccaaaggttttctttttttttttctctctcccagTTCCAATCACGGAAACCTGGCTGCAGGGACTTTCAGTTCATGGCAGCGCTGCGATCGAAACGCGCTTTGCTGTTCCTGACGCATTTCTTTCCAAAGTAAGATTGAGGTTTTCCTCCAAGCTTTAGTGAAGGTAATTTCAACTTTATGTCTGAAGCTTTAGGATTAAAGAACTCTGCTTTTGAGCTCATTTTATCATTTCTAgagtgaaaaattattttttgaaaaaaatgcaacCTTTAAATTGAGCAGATCCATTTAtgacaaggagaaaaaaataagcattaaagttgcagtatataacttctataaaaaacatctttttttaacatatttgttaaatctaTCACCACGGtgtgacagtatgagacagatcaTTTGTGAATAAAGATTCATCATCTCCTCCTGAGCTACTACTGCCATctaaagaaatgcaccgctcccgaccaaaaatagccaatcagagtcaggaggcgtgtcttagcactgtcaatcacacTTGTGAACGCGCTGCTAAATTGTGAATACATTAGCTGTATTCACAACTAATGTGGATAGTTGTGGTGCTCTTGAGAGCTGTGGAGAGGAAAGGCTCTCGGTGCTGGTGCAGCATGGGAAAGCCCCGTCGCTGCTaattgcagagaaacaacttaccgtgacataaaaactatttattcatGCTaattagctttagcattcacCACTAGCTCTGGTGTGGGGAACTAGCTATAGCCTCGCAGAGAAGTTGTTTCTGAAGGAGCACTGTATTTCTGCAGGGAGGAGTGCaggatttttttcacaaatgatctatctcatgttttaacaaatatgtaaaaaaaaaaacacatttcttttcaataaaagttgcatactgcagctttaacatgGTGGAGGTTTTATGTCCCGCAATGATGCGGAGTGCAATTTTGAAGATTGTTAAAGGATTAGTCAAATATAGTTAGAGCTTGTTTAAAACCAGGCAGAGCATGTCATGAGCCGAGAACCAACCTTCGTGGAGACTCTGTAGGTGATGTACGTCTCCATGGTGGAGACGTGCTTCTTGGGGTCATCGACGGTGACGAAGAGGTCGCGGGGTTCTCCGGAGCCAAACGTGTCATGAGCGTCGGCCTCCGGCTCGCAGTCCAGCTGCAGCCTGCTGAGCAGCACCGACGCAGAGGCGGGGCTGGAAATCTCCACCGGCGTGCCGTTGGTCAGGCCCGGTTCCTGCCGGGAAAACGAGGAACACGACAGCGACGTCACGGTGGCGCTCTTACAGGGAGGCTGGCAGACAAAGAGCTCCCTGATAGAACGACCGCAACGCTGACAGAGCTGTTTTTCATCGTCAATGGCGCGTTGTCGGGACAGCGTGAACACGATGCACACCCCAGATCAGCTTTCTGATTCATAACAGAACAGGAAGAATTCAGGGCTTCTTTTTTCAGTCTTGGAGGAAGCTGCAAACTTTCCCAACAGACCCAGTAACAATGCACATTGACTCACATGCAGAACGTTCACCTAGAAATGGAGTGAAGTGCACCACAGGAAGTGAGGAAAACCAGTGCTTCAGCtaaatctcctttttttttttcttttaaagaggATACGTGTGCAACGTGTCAAACTCAGGCAGCGTGACGAGAAGAGGAGAGAAGCACTGCCCCTCTGTCTTCCTTTCCTCAGTCCActtcacatgcacacacaaatacaTTACGTCTACCGCTggcagacagaaaacacacaataacaGGTTGCTGACAGAGGAAATCTACCTCTGGACTGCTGACCGGCTCCGGTAATCACAGCTCAGATAATTACACTGCATCAGGACATTACTGTGAATGAACAACCAGGCCAGCAAAGCTGCAAACAACGTATACTGGAAATTAAACTGTGAAACTGCTTTTTttagtttgatctttttttttactattaagCAACTGACACTTCTCTGTTGGGTCCAGAAAGAGAAGAAGTTACTGAAAGTATGAATCATTTGATGTGTTAGATGACAATAGCTTGTAATTTGACCACAAACTgggaaaaaagcattttttattcttcctttcACCTCCAAAAACCACTTCCTAGTGCAATTACAGGTCTTTGGGAgtttgtctctaccagcttttaaatataaaagccatgaaaatattcatttcaTCTTACTACAGATTATCAAATTGTTTTAGGTCTGGACttgaatataaatatactttGATCCAACACACTTCATTGGCTCAATATTTAAGATTATTCAGCAGTCTCGCATCTTTTGGAGCACCTCAACAGTTTTTCCACCTTGTATTTAAGAAGAGCATCCCAAactatgatgctgccaccaccatgtctgtTTGGGGCAGCAGTCTGCAAGTTTTACaacccaaacaaacatttttacccTCAGCTCAGCCACATAAAACCTGTTTAGAGCCACGAATGTTACGTTACCTTTTGAATACGTACTATAGAACTACAACTTAACtaatatgtttagtttttaaaaaaacccaaaaacttatgcaaacagaaaattggaaaattatatttaaataaaagcattttcaatATAATGCCAAGAAACATTtatctacaaaaaaatattatactTTAAGTGTCATTCTGGTCCTTAGCTGCTGATGGATAGGCAAGTAGTTGTGTCATGTTTTTTAAGATAGTGGACTGAACTGTGGTCCATGTGAtgtttaaagctttaaatattgttttatgacCCAACCCTGCTTTAACTGTCTCCtctttatccctgacctgtgTTTCTGCCTCTCCATGATTATATTTGTTTGCTAAcattctctaacaaacctctaaaGCACTCCAAGTACcagctggatttttttaaaaaaacaactaaataaatgaaatctaAAGGCagtttaattgaattattttagaGACTATAGAGTAAAGGGGACTGTAAACAAATCCACACCACATGTTTAAGATCTTTATCTGTTAAACACCACGTCTCATTCTCTTCCACTTCCCAGTGATGTTGTATTTCTCCAGTTAAGTCGATTACAGTGACCTCACTGTCCTGCATTTAACAGGAAGAGAGAACAGAAGGACAAGAGCAGCAACAACACTCAGAGCAAGAAACCATGACGAGCAAATTTTGGGTGCTCTTACTGGCAATGATTAACCGCTGATTTGAGACGGGTGCTACAGTCGCAGCTCCAAGATGAGTAAAAAGCTCTGTGACCTGCTTGCATGCTCCATCTATGTTGACACAGCACTCAGAGGTTGTTAAGGAGGCCATTTATCCTCTACCCTGCTTATGCGTTGTGTGCGCTGTGTGTTTTAAGCTGAAAACAGATGAAGTTGAGTAGCTGTCAAGCaagaaatgtgtgaaaaaaaataaaaaatggggtGAAAATACAAGAATACACAAATATTTCCGTTTGCATACTTGATCTGTGGATTTTCTAACAGATAATAATCTGAACAGAGTTTCAACCTCCAGCAGCCTCCTTCAACCTTAAACATGCATGTGTCACATTGACCTAGTCAAAGCACAGACTTTCATCCAATTAAGAATTTGATTAGGCTTGAAATCGATGTGTAGAGATGCTCTCCGTCCAATCTGTCtaagcttgagctattttacaaaaaagagtGGACACAGATTTCAgtctttattgaaaaaaaagcTTGTGGTCTCCGTTATGCACGACATTGTGCTGATCGGTCACggaaaaactcaataaaaaaacattgcagaTGTTAGTTTTCGCTTGACAAAATGTGTACTATATGTTGCACTGTGAGCTGTttgatcttaaaaaaaaaaagttttttcggTTTTGATTTATGAGATTTGATTCAGTTCAAAAGGCAAACTTGAGTTTAATCTCTAAAAATCAAGCTCCAACCTACTTACGATGTTGGAAGCAAACAAGTTAGAATTTCCATATGTTCGCTGCACAGAGTTAAGTTTGGTGTCtacctctctttttttccccgtGTTTTCCGATAAGCTCACAGCTAGCTCCTAGCCCACCCTCACCTTATCTTTCTCTGCGCTGATGGTGACATCTTGCCCCGGGGACAGGGGCTCCTCGGCGGCGGACAGCGGGTGGAGGATCTCCGTGATGAGCTTCTGCCCCGAGCTGGCCAGGCCTCTCGGAGCGCCGACACTCATCCCTGCTGAGGGCGGGAAGACGTGGCCGTTTATCGGGCTTAGCGGCTGGCGAGCGGCTAGGTGCGTTTAGGCGGACAGAGGAGATGGTTTTTCTCCCTCAAGCTCCTCTTCAGATGAGATGTTAACAACAGCCGCTAGTTGATCACAACAGTCAGCTGACCTACACTGCCCAGCTCCGGATGTTCATCTAAAAGACCCCGGTTGTAAACACGTCAACGGCTGACAATCCAAAGATCGTCTATTAAGAAGAGGCGTAAACTGACCGTTGAATTAGATGCATCTACAGCTCTACTATTTTACTAGCAAATTAGCCATAAACCGCCTTGAGCTAATGCTAATGGTTAGCCAGAATTAACGAGATTTGAAGCAAAAAGTAACTTTATAGTTGGAGTttttaagctaaattatggTTAAAAATGTTGACCTCAGAAAGCCACGCGGTGTTGAGCCCATGTTTCCTCCACAATTTCATGTGCTCCAAcattcatttcaaaacatacaatGTCACATTTCATTaggaagaaatttaaattaggtttattattttcacaaactGATAGCTCTTGGAAGTCACAGACTGTTTCATATAATCTATCAGTGTAAAATCAAtctagtttatttgtatatcagcacatttcagcaacaggcagttcaaagtgttttgcaTCATAGAAAATACTTTTGATTGCATTAAAACAGCATAGTTCAAGTTTGAAAGTATTAAGTATTTTAATTATCAAGTGGGAATCAAAAGTCCtgaatttttaaatgaagtagAAAAGATGAATTACTTAATCAAAGATTGGGATTGAATGTTAATTAAACATCTATTGGGACATATTTTGGAAAACTCAATAAATCGATTTTGGGATGTTTAATGTTGATTGGTATTTGTAATGTTCAGAAATTATAAACAATATATCACAATTTGAACATTTACTGTtatccaacttttttttttttttttttaaaaagggaataTATTTACGTTTCTCATATAGGCATGTTTCCTTCCAGCTAATCGCCACCAGTATGCTAACTTTCTAAGTACCCGAAATATAATCATAGTGAGACCTCCTCTTTTTTTGCCTCCATCTAAACTACAAGCCGGGTAAAACACAGAAGTAAAATTCGACTATCTTCAAACATTTCACAACCACAGCTTTGTGGTTATTTTAAACACCCGGCTTTACTGTTACAGGTGTTCCTAAACAAATATAGCGggatttttcatttgttcaacTTTTGCGTATCTTTGCTGTTAAAAAACCAGGCCACATTTAACGCTCCTTCGTGTTGCAACATTAGCAGGCTGGAGTGTAAAAGAAACGAAAGCCACACAAATTTAAAATCCTTTATATTATTTCTAGTCGCTGCTCATTCCAACCTTTTGGTTCCTGCCTTTCAGGTACATGGCTGCTAACCCACCGGGACAAGGTAatgctttaaaactgtttttagcTACTTGAAGTTCCTGTTTACTGCAGGGGCGGAGCTATAACCTCTAGAGACCTAGTGGTGAAATCTTCCTGCTTCCTGGCCCCCTTTAACCTCAGACtgggatattttaaaaaagtcctCAATGTAATGAACTCTGTTTACAACTCCAATTCTGAATTGTGCAAACtttttgaattaattaattaaataaatgagtaaGTTGTTATTATTAAGAGGATACAGTCCATGGATTGttgaattattattcattattttggTGACAAAGGTATTTAATAACAAAATGTTGACGACccatcatcataaacataacattaactgcaaaataattatatactatgttttgcattttttattttttatgtttcttgtaGGAATGGAATGTTTTATACTACCATCACCTCTTTGTTCTCTTTGTGAATGTGAAGGGTCATTTCTCTGAAGGAAGTGCTGtgggcactttttttttttctttttcaagccTTATCTGGATGATCTGTGAAACTTCCCTTTTCATCTCAGGACGCACAGAACTTGCAGTAAAATAGTCAACTTGACAAATCGCATCACAATCTTTCCCTCTATAGAggagtttttatatttatgaagtCAGGTTACCCACAATGAGAGTTTTGCTTAGCTTGTCTTGCAATCCATCccttctgttttcatttattcttgTCTGATATTTTGTAAGTTTTCattctgtgtttgtgtctatCTGGTCCTGTTTCTGTCACTCAGCCATCCCAAGTAAAGCACGAGTAGCAATCCTGGCtgagctggagaaggagaagaggCGACTCAGGGAGAATCAGTCCATGAATGTCCCAGGAGCCAGGTAGAGATATAATCCTTTGAAAAAACGTCTACTTTTTAGCATTATGACAAAGTATTAAACCTTTTTTACATTACTGTCACTTACTAACAAACGTAAAGCCTAATCTAAAACTGAGACTTATTAAATGTTTCCAACTTGAGACTTTTTGGAGCAAAGATTGACGAGAGCTGCCAAGTGaacattgtaaatgtttttgctgctgtCATCCTCTCATCCCGCAGCATCCCACTGTCCAGACCAAACATGAAGGAGTTCAGAGACAGcgcagagctgcagcacatcGCCGCTCAGCAGAGAGCCGCATTACAGGTGagaaatcaaaccaaaccaaaactgCAGCCTGATAGATTCAGTCTTAATGCCTGTTTTTTAAttccttctttttgtttgttttcttcgcAGCATGCTCACGCACATTCTTCAGGCTTCTTCATCACTCAGGACTCCTCGTTCGGAAACCTCATCCTCCCTGTCCTTCCCCGTCTGGAGCCGCAGTCATGACATTCGACGTCCTGGTCCACCATCCTCCTGCAGCACCTCTGAAACAGCATGAACACAACCATTGTTccctttgtttttaattgagtCTGGTGAAATTAGACTTAATTGTGTTATCTGGAGAGTCTCTCGTACATTCTTCACATTGGGAAATGACAATCAGACATCCTGTTTTGCTCCCCAGAGATGGCAAACAGACACACAACACAGACATGGTTCAGCTTTTCTGTCATGGCACAACTCAAGGCACATTCTGcacattctgtttttaaatttgtgttttgtgaaaaattctggacaataaaataattcttctttcaaccaaacatttttgttctttttattttgttttctttaactttttaacaataataataacaataacaaaactgTATGATGACGTACTCATAATGTGATGGACGATTTATGGTGCAACTAGGATAAACTAACCGGAACACATGTTGGAGGTAAGAAGTTCCTAACTATCTGCAACGTTAGTATTGCTGCCGCTCCAAAAGATAAATGGCATGATACCTgcaattatttgtatttaacaaCACCATTACAACAGCGAATTTTAAACAAGAGCATATAATTAGATTTATCTATGTAACTTTATAGTCCCCAATACCTATTTTCTTCTACATCGTCTTATTCTTAACATCCTATATAGTCAGTTGAACGGAAGATTGAAGTGTCTGCAGTAACACCCTCCTCTAGTGGACAATAAGGAAAATGCAGTCTAATAATAATATACTAGTAATAACAACAAGCATTGTTATTATTCAATTATTTCactatttagtttattttacattaccTAGTTCTTAGCATGCTTTTAAAGCTGTAACGTCAGCTGAAAGGAAAGTTGCAGTACATGTTGCAACAGTGTTAGATTAAAAACTACTTTAACAGAAGGGACAAGATTGAAATACTGTGCAGTTAGAAGTAGCGTAATCCGATGCAAGGGATGTGCAAATGTGTAGGATCACTTTAAAAAGTGCATatgtattttgtattaaaaacatGAGAGACTATtcacaatatatgaaaaataaaaattgttccGAAATCAGAGGTGTGCAATAtctatataataataatatagatgtgctatttttacaatttaaattaaattgtatttttgaagaTGTAATAGCTacatattttgaagaaaagaatACTTTTTCTAAGTAAATGTATGAAATATACTTGAATGTATTACGaccttaaataaatgtaaagtgcTTTTTAAATCACACGATTTTATTTTTAACGAAAACGCCAAAactgatttataaaaaaaaatattctcaagttgcaaaacaacaaaaactcaaTCTATATGCGatcacaaaatatataaatcaattATTGTAACACGTACTTTTTCCTtacataaatcattttcaacTAAACAAGAAACTTGGTTATTGAATCAAGTTCGTACGTACATCCGTCTTATCGTATTACATGTAACTAAGCTCTTCAAAATTGAACTCTTTCACAAACCACTAAACCTGAAGGTGGTTTCCAAATCCCCACATTTTCCTGACTATTCAAGAAGCTATTTACTCGTTGACgcagtgatgacatcacatcttatttcactttttttttgtgtgtgtgtgtggatttcTCTCTCATGGACAGTCGCTGTTTTTTCCATGACCGAACTGAAGGCGACTTGACTGAAtttgcagctggctccaccctCCGTTACTCAGTCAACTACGTGTTGAGCTTGGAGCCTTTAACCAGCCAGCATCCCAGAGGAACTTTGtcctggctttttttttttatctgaaggAAACAAGCCGCTTTCTCAGCCGACGCAGGTTTGTCAACTTTCGACCTCAATCGATCGTTTTCCGCTCGCAGAAGATACACGTTTTATCTTTAATGAGGTCTGATGTCTGCGTGGAAACAGATGATATTTGAACCCACCAAAAGCGGCGGAGAGAGAGGAGGTGGGTGTTGGATACAAGGCTGTTTGTCTTCCGTTCTTCTTGTTTTATGCAGCGttgttttgtttggattgtAGTTAATAAAGTCGCAAACTGAAGAATCTCATGAATATTTTAAGGACGATCTTTTAACTTTGACCAGAGAGTTCTTAAGGAAACTTTATACGAGCTTAGATCTGAAGATAGCATTTAGTAAATGTGAAACAATGGCGTTGAAAGCCAAAGTGTTGTATGATTTTCACGCTGAAAACCCAGGAGAGATTTCCATAGCAGAGAATGAGTTGGTGACTCTGTTCAGTGAGGAGGAGTTGGAGGGCTGGCTGGAGGGGGAGAACAGCAAAGGGGAGGTTGGCCTCTTTCCTGCCTCTTACGTTGACATCATCAGGGACCAAATCACCTCCAGTGCAAGCAACAACGGCTATTCCTCTCCCAAAACCATAACCCAGTCCCCCAGCCACACCTCGTACACGTCGCCAGATTCCCACTCCCAGAGGAGGTTTAAGGTCGGCAGCGGTGGAGGGAGCAGCTTCAACACCAGCCAGGGCAGCGACGATGACTGGGACGACGACTGGGACGACAGCTCTTCTGCTCAGGCAGGCACCACCCCTCCCTTGTACCCGGTCACCACCTCGCTGCCAGGTCGGGGGAccggccagcagcagcagcaacaacaggcCAAGAGCTCGGCTACAGTTGGGAGGAACCTCAACAGGTTCTCCACCTTCGTCAAGTCTGGCGGAGAGGCCTTCCTGCTCGGGGAGGCCTCTGCTTTTGTCAAAGACGGGGACAGGATCTGTGTGGTGATGGGGAAGTATGGACCAGAGTGGCAGGAGGACCCTTACCCATTCACATGCACCATTGACGACCCCACGAAGCAGACCAAGTTCAAAGGCATGAAGAGCTATATGTCTTATGGCCTCACCCCAACGCACACTAATGTACAAGTTAACCGCAGGTATTCAGTTTGTGCAATCTccttttccatccatccaagCTTTCCCATTTGATTCTCAAACTTATCTCACTGCAGGTATAAACATTTTGACTGGCTTTATGCTCGGCTCGTTGAGCGCTTCCCTGTAATCTCGGTACCCCACCTGCCAGAGAAGCAGGCTACGGGCCGCTTTGAGGAGGACTTTATCTCTAAGAGGAGGAAGGGTCTCATCTGGTGGATGAACCACATGACAAGTCACCCCGTCCTGGCCCACTGTGACGTCTTCCAGCACTTCCTGACCTGCGGGGCCGACGAGAAAGCCTGGAAAATGGGCAAGAGAAAGGCAGAGAGGGACGACTTGGTCGGCGCAAACTTCTTCCTAACAATCAGGTAAGAAGTTCATCCCTAAAGAAGATGGGAGCTGGAGTCTGAGATTACTGAGGTTTGTAAATGTATTGGTTCTAAATGACATACCCAGTTAATTAGAAGGGATATACAATTATAGTAGGACTGTAAAGATCAAATATGTCAGATTCTTAGTTTATTTACATCgctttgttatttaaaaaatattacactTGTCCTTGTAGCTCACACTATCTGAAATTCTAGGTCATTCTCTGAAGATAGTTTCTAATCCTTATCATTGTCATCAGAAATACACAGTTGTAGTACAAATAGAAGAACTGGTTACACCCTAATAAGGATTTCATGACAATCCAGAACAACTTAAGGAAGTCAGTTTTTATGAAAGTAGTGAATGTCCTTTTGatcttttatattgttttattggaCTTTGCGTTGATACTTGCCTTTTGAGATTTGTCAGTTTTCCTTTCCTTTAAAACTCAAGTTAATGGTTGGACTATAAACTGAAGTACAGCACTAAATTATTCATTGAGTCAGTCGTTCTTAGCTGGCTGtgttgtttcttaaaaaaaaactcaattcaTAAAAACAATTGGTCAGATATTTAATGATACCACTGCTATTATACACacagttgtttgtttattttgttgctggCTCTGATCTAGCCTAGGTGCCATAAAAATGCTTCACAGAAGAGTCACGGGAgtaatttacatatttaaatgccCTCTGACCTTTGGAAAGCAATGCACATCTCGAGTGGCtatagtttaatttttaatgtgcAGGGTAGTCTGATAGAGTTCAGAAAGGGAAATAGGACACTATGAGTCTGCAGCCAGATGTTCTAAGTTGGTAACATTGCTATTGTTAGATGCATTGCATCTAACAATAGATGCAATGCATCTAACAGGTTAAAAACCTGTTAATGGACGAAAGGTTTGTTGCAGACCGTCGTGATCGACTGGGGGTTGAGAGGACAGGAAGCTgtgttcaggaaaaaaaaaaaatatatgaaagcaCCAGCTCAGGAATAGTTTCTATGGGAAAGAAAAGATAGCAATAGCTCCGACAGTAACTCAAACAACATATAAGCATAGCTAAGCAAACACTCCCTGAGCCAGGAGTACTTACTtaggaaagaaaagcaaagagagGGAACAGAGTCATTAATAGAAATAATTCTGACAAGGGTTTCCTTCAGGAGACACAATTAAACCCATCATACCCTGAATAgtacaa contains:
- the LOC116724066 gene encoding SOSS complex subunit C gives rise to the protein MAANPPGQAIPSKARVAILAELEKEKRRLRENQSMNVPGASIPLSRPNMKEFRDSAELQHIAAQQRAALQHAHAHSSGFFITQDSSFGNLILPVLPRLEPQS
- the LOC116724809 gene encoding sorting nexin-18-like, whose translation is MALKAKVLYDFHAENPGEISIAENELVTLFSEEELEGWLEGENSKGEVGLFPASYVDIIRDQITSSASNNGYSSPKTITQSPSHTSYTSPDSHSQRRFKVGSGGGSSFNTSQGSDDDWDDDWDDSSSAQAGTTPPLYPVTTSLPGRGTGQQQQQQQAKSSATVGRNLNRFSTFVKSGGEAFLLGEASAFVKDGDRICVVMGKYGPEWQEDPYPFTCTIDDPTKQTKFKGMKSYMSYGLTPTHTNVQVNRRYKHFDWLYARLVERFPVISVPHLPEKQATGRFEEDFISKRRKGLIWWMNHMTSHPVLAHCDVFQHFLTCGADEKAWKMGKRKAERDDLVGANFFLTISTPVVPLDLQEVESKIEGFKSFTKKMDENIVVVNTSINEFARKQITGFKKEYQKVGQSFKHLAQAFELDQQVYSTGLNKAISYTGEAYEAIGEYFAEQPRQDLEPISDLLDLYRGHLSNFPDIIHVQKGALTKVKDCPKKEGELHDRCNIISCATLAEIQHFHRTRVRDFRMQMQHHLRQQISFFQKITAKLEDALHKYDIDQ